A window of Corallococcus macrosporus DSM 14697 contains these coding sequences:
- a CDS encoding endonuclease V has translation MLACLDVDYRPELTVAACVLFRGWADGAEASHLVERGPPAEPYEPGQFYRRELPHLLRVLARVEVPLEAVIVDGYAWLGEDRPGLGARLYDALNREVPVIGVAKTAYVTTGPSVPVLRGKSLRPLFVSGAGIDSAVAAEHIRRMHGASRTPTMLNRVDRLCRES, from the coding sequence ATGCTCGCCTGCCTGGATGTGGACTACCGCCCCGAGCTCACCGTGGCGGCGTGCGTGCTGTTCCGGGGCTGGGCGGATGGGGCGGAGGCCTCGCACCTGGTGGAGCGCGGGCCTCCGGCCGAGCCCTACGAGCCGGGGCAGTTCTACCGCCGCGAGCTGCCGCACCTGCTCCGGGTGCTGGCGCGGGTGGAGGTGCCGCTGGAGGCCGTCATCGTGGATGGCTATGCGTGGCTGGGTGAGGACCGGCCCGGGCTGGGCGCGCGCCTGTACGATGCGCTGAACCGGGAGGTGCCCGTCATCGGCGTGGCGAAGACGGCCTATGTGACGACGGGGCCCTCGGTGCCGGTGCTGCGGGGGAAGAGCCTGCGGCCGTTGTTCGTGAGTGGGGCGGGCATCGACTCGGCGGTGGCGGCGGAGCACATCCGGCGGATGCATGGCGCGTCGCGCACGCCCACGATGCTGAACCGGGTGGACCGGCTCTGCCGGGAGTCCTGA
- a CDS encoding DUF1444 family protein, producing MGFWGRLFGRKTSTAAEVPPGPSSTWAVEPREALMRQVEALLRADPAVEQVERRTQDYGLDITRAGSKGTFFLDNLYADTRELPPEERVQLIQRYLRALWQESPDTLPWEQARELLLPVLRASTFGMSLMKKAEADREMVGRRTLPFLRELLVLDLPESAMFVQRRHLETWGVSEDDAFTAAHANLARLPDEGVELYDEEHGPLWTVETRDTYETSRLLRPGFLASFAGRVEGRPVAILPERSTLLIGGDARPELVARLSESAEREYAAASRCLTPALYTVDDAGRVVPYVHPGQDALAHRVRLAHVRLALAEYNSQKEALDALHQEQELDLFVASYSATARKRDEFPISWCVWSHDVDALLPEADMVAVSPEAGGEDFFTVPWREVRRIAGSCLTQVPELWPPRYRTTAKPTPEVVEQLRAAQVTFEDFQEP from the coding sequence ATGGGGTTCTGGGGCAGGCTTTTCGGGAGGAAGACTTCAACGGCCGCCGAGGTTCCTCCCGGCCCCTCCAGCACCTGGGCGGTGGAGCCGCGCGAGGCGCTGATGCGGCAGGTGGAGGCGCTGCTGCGCGCCGACCCGGCGGTGGAGCAGGTGGAGCGGCGCACGCAGGACTACGGGCTGGACATCACCCGCGCTGGCAGCAAGGGCACCTTCTTCCTGGACAACCTCTACGCGGACACGCGGGAGCTGCCGCCCGAGGAGCGCGTGCAGCTCATCCAGCGTTACCTGCGCGCGCTGTGGCAGGAGTCGCCGGATACGCTGCCCTGGGAGCAGGCGCGTGAGCTGCTGCTGCCCGTGCTGCGTGCGTCCACCTTCGGCATGTCGCTGATGAAGAAGGCGGAGGCGGACCGGGAGATGGTGGGCCGGCGGACGCTGCCCTTCCTGCGCGAGCTGCTGGTGCTGGACCTGCCGGAGTCCGCCATGTTCGTCCAGCGCCGGCACCTGGAGACGTGGGGCGTCAGCGAGGACGACGCCTTCACGGCGGCCCACGCGAACCTGGCCCGGCTGCCGGACGAGGGCGTGGAGCTGTACGACGAGGAGCACGGCCCGCTGTGGACGGTGGAGACGCGAGACACCTACGAGACGTCCCGGCTGCTGCGCCCCGGCTTCCTCGCGTCCTTCGCGGGGCGCGTGGAGGGCCGACCCGTGGCCATCCTCCCGGAGCGCTCCACGCTGCTCATCGGCGGTGACGCGCGTCCGGAGTTGGTGGCGCGCCTGAGCGAGAGCGCGGAGCGGGAGTACGCGGCGGCGTCGCGGTGCCTGACGCCCGCGCTGTACACGGTGGATGACGCGGGGCGGGTGGTGCCCTACGTGCATCCCGGGCAGGACGCGCTGGCGCACCGGGTGCGGCTGGCGCATGTGCGGCTGGCCCTGGCGGAGTACAACTCCCAGAAGGAGGCGCTCGACGCGCTCCACCAGGAGCAGGAGCTGGACCTGTTCGTCGCCAGCTACAGCGCCACGGCGCGCAAGCGGGACGAGTTCCCCATCTCCTGGTGTGTCTGGTCGCATGACGTGGACGCCCTGCTGCCCGAGGCGGACATGGTCGCCGTGAGCCCCGAGGCGGGCGGCGAGGACTTCTTCACGGTGCCCTGGCGGGAGGTGCGGCGCATCGCGGGGAGTTGTCTGACGCAGGTGCCGGAGCTGTGGCCGCCGCGCTACCGCACCACGGCGAAGCCGACCCCGGAGGTGGTGGAGCAGCTCCGCGCCGCCCAGGTCACCTTCGAGGACTTCCAGGAGCCCTGA
- a CDS encoding YncE family protein, with translation MNRTPWWLLALLMAGCDENTARVVGVAPPDGLDFAHEEPWVEGTVVPPPGPGGRILVTNSLDDTLSLVELDTVGTPAFRELARVPVGLNPMELEGPHHTAVAPAGDFYYVGISNYVPGGGSGPHGAHGTGADDGYCLKLDARDNRLVGSVRVNPNPGDVIVSADGNTLYQTHFDTLKISEMARQGRPESDMNANLAILDARTMTRKAMVEVCPAPHAVRLSADERTAYIACWSDEVAIVDLAEAGTPVARVKVAAGAGGAVAPRHQPYALTLSPTTGEVWVSSMASRQVQVLNPQTRAMVPERAVSLLHGPPMFGAFTADGRTLYMPYQLVDAVAVIDPETGTVLREVPLADAGCLNVHQITLTPDERIGLVVCEGDHVGPGTLHAVDLEEGTVVGTVEVGIFPDSVSILRGQP, from the coding sequence ATGAACCGGACACCGTGGTGGCTGCTGGCGTTGCTGATGGCCGGCTGTGACGAGAACACAGCGCGGGTGGTGGGCGTGGCGCCACCCGACGGGCTCGACTTCGCGCACGAGGAGCCCTGGGTGGAAGGAACCGTCGTTCCACCGCCGGGCCCGGGCGGGCGCATCCTGGTCACCAACAGCCTGGATGACACGCTCAGCCTCGTGGAGCTGGACACCGTGGGCACGCCGGCCTTCCGCGAGCTGGCGCGCGTGCCGGTGGGCCTCAACCCGATGGAGCTGGAGGGGCCGCACCACACCGCCGTGGCCCCCGCGGGTGACTTCTATTACGTCGGCATCTCCAACTACGTGCCCGGCGGTGGCTCGGGGCCGCACGGTGCCCACGGCACGGGCGCGGATGACGGCTACTGCCTGAAGCTGGACGCGCGCGACAACCGGCTCGTGGGCTCGGTGCGCGTGAATCCCAACCCGGGCGACGTCATCGTCAGCGCGGATGGGAACACGCTGTACCAGACGCACTTCGACACGCTGAAGATTTCGGAGATGGCGCGCCAGGGCCGGCCCGAGTCCGACATGAACGCGAACCTGGCCATCCTCGACGCGCGCACCATGACTCGGAAGGCCATGGTGGAGGTGTGCCCCGCGCCGCACGCGGTGCGCCTGTCGGCGGACGAGCGCACGGCGTACATCGCCTGCTGGTCGGATGAAGTGGCCATCGTGGACCTCGCGGAGGCGGGCACGCCGGTGGCGCGGGTGAAGGTGGCGGCGGGCGCGGGCGGCGCGGTGGCGCCCCGGCACCAGCCCTACGCGCTGACGCTGTCCCCCACCACCGGCGAGGTCTGGGTCAGCTCCATGGCCAGCCGGCAGGTGCAGGTGCTCAATCCCCAGACGCGCGCCATGGTGCCCGAGCGCGCCGTGTCCCTCCTGCACGGGCCGCCGATGTTCGGCGCCTTCACCGCGGACGGCCGCACGCTGTACATGCCCTACCAGTTGGTGGACGCGGTGGCCGTCATCGACCCGGAGACGGGCACCGTGCTGCGCGAGGTGCCGCTGGCGGACGCCGGCTGCCTCAACGTGCACCAAATCACGCTGACACCCGACGAGCGCATCGGCCTGGTCGTCTGCGAGGGCGACCACGTGGGGCCGGGCACGTTGCACGCGGTGGACCTGGAGGAAGGCACGGTGGTGGGCACGGTGGAGGTGGGCATCTTCCCGGATTCGGTGAGCATCCTGCGGGGGCAGCCATGA
- a CDS encoding c-type cytochrome has protein sequence MKRAGWCVVALAVGLAGCDDGSDGRVPAAEYGEVLFNDSRLSESSFNSFSCATCHSTTPTPPSGRMDSGYTLYDAAFRESWWGGFETRLLDAVNFCYVNFMRGVTPLPKDSPQSRALYEYLVSISPSPSAPARPFTVVKDVVDVTRGDVARGQQVYAEACQSCHGAPHTGEGRLTELASILPEVTDDYDTLFPGVPKSLVVIEKVRHGQFFGVGGNMPLYSLEALSDEDLGALLAFMGL, from the coding sequence ATGAAGCGCGCGGGGTGGTGTGTGGTGGCCCTGGCCGTGGGGCTGGCTGGCTGTGACGACGGCAGCGATGGCCGCGTGCCCGCGGCGGAGTATGGCGAGGTGCTGTTCAACGACTCGCGGCTGTCGGAGAGCAGCTTCAACAGCTTCTCGTGCGCGACGTGCCATTCGACGACGCCCACGCCGCCCTCGGGGCGGATGGACTCCGGCTACACGCTGTATGACGCCGCGTTCCGGGAGAGCTGGTGGGGCGGCTTCGAGACGCGCCTGCTGGACGCGGTGAACTTCTGCTACGTCAACTTCATGCGGGGCGTGACGCCGCTGCCGAAGGACTCGCCGCAGAGCCGGGCGCTGTATGAGTACCTGGTGAGCATCAGCCCGAGCCCGTCCGCGCCGGCCCGGCCCTTCACGGTGGTGAAGGACGTCGTCGACGTCACGCGCGGTGACGTGGCGCGCGGACAGCAGGTCTACGCCGAGGCGTGCCAGAGCTGCCACGGCGCGCCCCACACCGGCGAGGGGCGGCTGACCGAGCTGGCGTCGATTCTCCCGGAGGTGACGGACGACTACGACACGCTCTTCCCCGGTGTGCCCAAGTCGCTGGTCGTCATCGAGAAGGTGCGCCACGGCCAGTTCTTCGGCGTGGGCGGCAACATGCCGCTGTACAGCCTGGAGGCCCTGTCCGACGAGGACCTGGGCGCGCTGCTCGCGTTCATGGGTTTGTGA